A stretch of the Streptomyces sp. NBC_00078 genome encodes the following:
- a CDS encoding J domain-containing protein — protein sequence MTSPEAEQGGVAGEAQATPQNGAPRPEERLERAVRAAEQALIEYEIAVETFRVEVENFSRLHHQKLGPMYARLDELDAEIAEARAARTGDPEDVRKADEARARVLPMPGVEELFHGWMDGEGLFPEAVAMLTDQPVRPPQRVRPSDEARKLYRELARKAHPDLAQEDTERARREEFITRVNAAYARGDETLLRELAEEWAKGPAPQERGPSHSEELYARLEWLAQRKELLSLVAKELEESAIGAMLRLAPDDPDRLLEEIAEKLLADVSQREAELAELLG from the coding sequence GTGACGAGCCCGGAAGCTGAGCAGGGTGGTGTCGCCGGTGAGGCGCAGGCGACGCCCCAAAACGGTGCGCCCCGTCCCGAGGAGCGGCTGGAGCGAGCCGTGCGGGCCGCCGAGCAGGCGCTGATCGAGTACGAGATCGCGGTGGAGACCTTCCGCGTCGAGGTCGAGAACTTCTCCCGGCTGCACCACCAGAAACTCGGCCCGATGTACGCCCGCCTCGACGAACTGGACGCGGAGATCGCCGAGGCCCGGGCCGCCCGCACCGGCGACCCCGAGGACGTGCGCAAGGCGGACGAGGCCCGGGCCCGGGTGCTGCCGATGCCCGGAGTCGAAGAGCTGTTCCACGGCTGGATGGACGGAGAGGGCCTCTTCCCGGAAGCCGTGGCGATGCTCACGGACCAGCCCGTGCGGCCTCCGCAGCGGGTGCGCCCCAGCGACGAGGCCCGCAAGCTCTACCGCGAACTGGCCCGCAAGGCCCACCCCGACCTGGCACAGGAGGACACCGAGCGGGCGCGGCGTGAGGAGTTCATCACCCGGGTCAACGCTGCCTATGCCCGTGGCGACGAGACCCTGCTGCGGGAGCTCGCCGAGGAGTGGGCCAAGGGACCGGCGCCGCAGGAGCGCGGTCCGAGCCACAGCGAGGAGCTCTACGCCCGCCTCGAATGGCTCGCCCAGCGCAAGGAACTGCTCTCGCTGGTAGCCAAAGAACTGGAGGAGAGCGCGATCGGCGCGATGCTGCGGCTGGCACCGGACGATCCCGACCGGCTCCTGGAGGAGATCGCCGAAAAGCTCCTGGCCGATGTCTCCCAGCGCGAGGCGGAGCTGGCCGAGCTGCTGGGGTGA
- a CDS encoding rhodanese-like domain-containing protein has translation MPTVEVGDLKDGDFLLDVREDDEWQAGHAQGALHIPISDFVARYGELTEAAPQDGRVNVICRSGGRSAQVAMYLVQQGVDAVNVDGGMQVWASAGRPVVTDEGQPGFVL, from the coding sequence GTGCCCACGGTCGAGGTCGGAGACCTCAAGGACGGCGACTTCCTGCTGGACGTCCGCGAGGACGACGAGTGGCAGGCGGGTCATGCGCAAGGGGCACTGCACATCCCCATCAGCGATTTCGTCGCGCGCTACGGCGAGCTCACGGAGGCCGCGCCGCAGGACGGCCGCGTCAACGTGATCTGCCGCTCCGGTGGCCGCTCGGCGCAGGTCGCGATGTACCTCGTCCAGCAGGGCGTCGACGCCGTGAACGTCGACGGCGGCATGCAGGTGTGGGCGTCCGCGGGCCGCCCCGTCGTGACGGACGAGGGGCAGCCCGGGTTCGTCCTGTAG
- a CDS encoding acyl-CoA dehydrogenase family protein, whose product MDFTFTEEQQAAAEAARGVFAGVVPDAVPSPSLVPGAVADDFDRALWTRLAEADLLSLLLDTEYGGAGLDAIALCLVLRESAKALARVPLLETSAAAAAVQAYGGEELRSSLLSRAGRGEVVLTVAANGLTGHDPAELAVTAQQDGDAWILDGIQTAVPWAHTVDFVVVPAHTPAGRTLLAVVPRIHQGVCLGEQISTTGERLGEVRLESTRIANRDVIDADGAWEWLRELLTCGTCALSLGLGERVLAMTSEYTGKREQFGFPVATFQAVAVQAADRYIDLRAMEVTLWQAAWRIASAASGVLPVSGDVAVAKIWASEGVRRVVQTAQHLHGGFGADVEYPLHRYHAWAKHLELQLGPAAAHEEALGDLLAAHPLG is encoded by the coding sequence GTGGACTTCACCTTCACCGAGGAACAGCAGGCGGCGGCCGAGGCGGCACGGGGGGTGTTCGCCGGGGTCGTGCCGGACGCGGTGCCCAGTCCCTCGCTGGTGCCGGGCGCCGTCGCCGACGACTTCGACCGCGCTCTGTGGACCAGACTCGCCGAGGCGGACCTGCTGAGCCTGCTGCTGGACACGGAGTACGGCGGGGCGGGCCTGGATGCCATCGCGCTCTGCCTGGTGCTGCGGGAGTCGGCCAAGGCCCTGGCGCGCGTCCCGCTGCTGGAGACCAGCGCCGCCGCAGCCGCCGTACAGGCCTACGGTGGCGAGGAGTTGAGATCGTCGCTGCTCTCCCGTGCCGGGCGGGGCGAGGTGGTGCTGACCGTCGCCGCGAACGGCCTTACCGGCCACGATCCGGCCGAACTCGCCGTGACCGCGCAGCAGGACGGCGACGCGTGGATCCTGGACGGGATACAGACGGCGGTGCCCTGGGCACACACCGTCGACTTCGTCGTCGTACCGGCCCACACTCCCGCCGGCCGGACCCTCCTCGCCGTGGTCCCCCGCATCCACCAGGGCGTCTGCCTCGGTGAGCAGATCTCCACCACCGGCGAGCGGCTCGGCGAGGTGCGCCTGGAATCCACGCGGATAGCGAACCGTGACGTCATCGACGCCGACGGCGCCTGGGAATGGCTGCGCGAGCTGCTGACCTGCGGGACATGTGCGCTGAGCCTCGGCCTGGGTGAGCGGGTGCTCGCGATGACCAGTGAATACACCGGCAAGCGGGAGCAGTTCGGCTTCCCCGTCGCGACCTTCCAGGCCGTTGCCGTGCAGGCCGCCGACCGTTATATCGACCTGCGCGCGATGGAGGTGACACTGTGGCAGGCCGCGTGGCGGATCGCCTCGGCGGCGTCCGGCGTGCTGCCTGTCTCCGGTGACGTCGCCGTCGCCAAGATCTGGGCCTCGGAGGGCGTCCGGCGGGTCGTGCAGACTGCACAGCACCTGCACGGCGGGTTCGGGGCCGACGTCGAGTACCCCCTGCACCGGTACCACGCCTGGGCCAAGCACCTGGAGCTGCAGCTCGGCCCGGCGGCTGCGCACGAGGAAGCCCTGGGCGACCTGCTGGCGGCGCACCCGCTCGGCTGA
- a CDS encoding 2Fe-2S iron-sulfur cluster-binding protein: protein MARFHALPVAAVDRLTDDSVALTLTVPPHLREEYRHAAGQHLALRRRTDGAEIRRTYSICSPAPSLDGEGPHTLRVGVRLVEGGAFSTYALKEINVGAELEVMTPAGRFTLDPAPGLYAAIVGGSGITPVLSIVSTLLAREPEARFCLIRSDRTAASTMFLDEVADLKDRHPQRLQLVTVLSREEQQAGLPSGRLDQERLTGLLPALLPVGQVAGWFLCGPFGLVQGAERALRGLGVARTRIHEEIFHVDAATPTAAVTALAHSTVTARLDGRGGTWPVQDGESLLETVLRNRSDAPYACKGGVCGTCRAFLVNGEVRMDRNFALEPEETDAGYVLACQSHPVTEKVELDFDR from the coding sequence ATGGCCCGCTTCCACGCGCTCCCGGTGGCGGCGGTCGACCGGCTCACCGACGACTCCGTGGCCCTCACTCTCACCGTGCCGCCTCACCTGCGCGAGGAGTACCGGCACGCCGCGGGCCAACACCTCGCCCTGCGCCGCCGAACCGACGGAGCGGAGATACGGCGCACGTACTCGATCTGCTCCCCGGCCCCGTCCCTCGACGGCGAGGGCCCCCACACGCTGCGGGTCGGGGTGCGGCTGGTCGAAGGCGGAGCGTTCTCGACCTACGCGCTCAAGGAGATCAACGTCGGCGCCGAGCTGGAGGTGATGACCCCGGCCGGCCGCTTCACCCTCGACCCGGCACCCGGCCTGTACGCGGCGATCGTGGGCGGCAGTGGCATCACCCCGGTGCTGTCGATCGTCTCGACGCTGCTGGCGCGTGAGCCGGAAGCCCGGTTCTGTCTGATACGCAGCGACCGGACGGCCGCCTCGACGATGTTTCTCGACGAGGTCGCCGACCTGAAGGACCGCCATCCGCAGCGGCTGCAGCTGGTGACGGTGTTGTCCCGGGAGGAACAACAGGCGGGCCTGCCGTCCGGGAGGCTCGACCAGGAGCGGCTGACCGGGCTGCTCCCGGCGCTGCTGCCGGTGGGACAAGTGGCGGGATGGTTCTTGTGCGGACCGTTCGGGCTGGTGCAAGGCGCCGAGCGGGCCCTGCGCGGCCTCGGTGTGGCCCGCACGCGCATCCACGAGGAGATCTTCCACGTGGACGCCGCCACCCCCACCGCGGCCGTGACCGCCCTCGCGCACAGCACGGTGACCGCCCGGCTCGACGGCCGCGGCGGGACCTGGCCCGTGCAGGACGGCGAGTCCTTGCTGGAGACGGTCCTGCGCAACCGTTCCGACGCGCCCTACGCCTGCAAGGGCGGAGTGTGCGGGACCTGCCGGGCCTTCCTGGTCAACGGCGAGGTGCGCATGGACCGCAACTTCGCGCTGGAGCCGGAGGAGACGGATGCCGGGTATGTGCTGGCGTGCCAGTCGCATCCGGTGACGGAGAAGGTGGAGCTGGACTTCGACCGCTGA
- the paaD gene encoding 1,2-phenylacetyl-CoA epoxidase subunit PaaD: MVTTTALEAELLSVAGAVPDPELPVLSLQELGVLRAVHVRGADAVEVELTPTYTGCPAIEAMALDIERALHAHGMRDVTVRTVLQPAWSTDDITAEGRRKLREFGIAPPRARTEPGPVSLELGPTRTTAAAPDPVHCPHCGSADTELLSRFSSTACKALRRCLACREPFDHFKEL, translated from the coding sequence ATGGTGACCACCACCGCGCTGGAGGCGGAACTCCTCTCGGTCGCGGGCGCGGTGCCCGACCCCGAACTGCCCGTGCTCAGCCTGCAGGAGCTCGGCGTCCTGCGCGCGGTGCATGTGCGCGGCGCGGACGCGGTCGAGGTCGAGCTGACCCCGACGTACACCGGCTGCCCGGCCATCGAGGCGATGGCCCTGGACATAGAGCGGGCGCTGCACGCGCACGGCATGCGCGACGTCACCGTCCGCACGGTGCTGCAGCCCGCCTGGTCGACCGACGACATCACGGCCGAAGGGCGGCGCAAGCTGCGGGAGTTCGGGATAGCGCCCCCGCGCGCGCGAACGGAGCCGGGACCGGTCTCCCTGGAACTCGGCCCGACGCGCACGACGGCCGCCGCACCGGACCCCGTGCACTGCCCGCACTGCGGCAGCGCCGACACCGAGCTGCTCAGCCGCTTCTCCTCCACCGCCTGCAAGGCACTGCGGCGCTGTCTTGCCTGCCGTGAACCCTTCGACCACTTCAAGGAGTTGTGA
- the paaC gene encoding 1,2-phenylacetyl-CoA epoxidase subunit PaaC, with amino-acid sequence MSTPETTPATTTATATTTPPTTAALALGDDALVLSHRLGEWAGHAPVLEEEVALANIALDLLGQARVLLSMAGDEDELAYLREERAFRNLQLVEQPNGDFAHTIARQLYFSTYQHLLYAELATGHGPLVGLAAKAVKEVAYHRDHAEQWTLRLGDGTETGHERMQRACTALWRFTGEMFQPVDGLEVDRAGMETAWLESVQTVLHRATLTVPEGPRTGGWTAGAGRQGVHTEPFGRMLAEMQHLHRSHPGASW; translated from the coding sequence GTGAGCACCCCTGAGACAACCCCAGCAACCACGACAGCTACGGCGACCACGACTCCCCCGACAACGGCTGCCCTCGCCCTCGGCGACGACGCCCTGGTGCTCTCGCACCGCCTCGGAGAGTGGGCGGGGCACGCTCCCGTCCTGGAGGAGGAGGTCGCCCTCGCCAACATCGCGCTGGACCTGCTGGGCCAGGCCCGCGTGCTGCTGTCGATGGCGGGCGACGAGGACGAGCTGGCGTATCTGCGGGAGGAACGCGCCTTTCGCAACCTCCAGTTGGTGGAACAGCCGAACGGCGACTTCGCCCACACCATCGCCCGCCAGCTCTACTTCTCCACCTACCAGCACCTGCTGTACGCGGAGCTGGCCACCGGCCACGGCCCCTTGGTCGGCCTGGCCGCGAAGGCCGTCAAGGAGGTCGCCTACCACCGCGACCACGCCGAGCAGTGGACGCTGAGGCTCGGCGACGGCACGGAGACCGGCCACGAGCGCATGCAGCGCGCGTGCACGGCCCTGTGGCGGTTCACCGGCGAGATGTTCCAGCCGGTGGACGGCCTGGAGGTCGACCGGGCCGGGATGGAGACGGCCTGGCTGGAGTCCGTCCAGACCGTGCTGCACCGGGCCACCCTGACGGTCCCCGAGGGACCGCGGACGGGTGGGTGGACGGCCGGCGCGGGACGCCAGGGCGTGCACACCGAGCCCTTCGGCCGGATGCTCGCCGAGATGCAGCATCTGCACCGCAGCCACCCGGGGGCGTCATGGTGA
- the paaB gene encoding 1,2-phenylacetyl-CoA epoxidase subunit PaaB, whose product MTNTDWPLWEVFVRSRRGLSHTHAGSLHAPDAEFALRNARDLYTRRGEGVSIWVVPSSSITASSPDEKDPFFEPAADKPYRHPTFYEIPEGVKHL is encoded by the coding sequence ATGACGAACACCGACTGGCCTCTGTGGGAGGTCTTCGTGCGCTCACGCCGCGGCCTCTCCCACACCCACGCCGGCAGCCTGCACGCCCCGGATGCGGAGTTCGCCCTGCGCAACGCCCGTGACCTGTACACCCGCCGCGGCGAGGGCGTCTCGATCTGGGTCGTCCCCTCGTCATCGATCACCGCGTCGTCACCGGACGAGAAGGACCCGTTCTTCGAACCGGCCGCCGACAAGCCGTACCGGCACCCGACGTTCTACGAGATCCCGGAGGGGGTGAAGCACCTGTGA
- the paaA gene encoding 1,2-phenylacetyl-CoA epoxidase subunit PaaA, whose translation MATAAAHQTYDTEEDTAATGAYERAFDAAVAADERIEPRDWMPDAYRATLVRQMAQHAHSEIIGMQPEANWITRAPSLRRKAILMAKVQDEAGHGLYLYSAAETLGTSREELLDKLHSGRQKYSSIFNYPTLTWADVGAIGWLVDGAAITNQVPLCRCSYGPYARAMVRVCKEESFHQRQGYELLLALSRGTTAQHEMAQDAVNRWWWPSLMMFGPPDDESAHSEQSMTWKIKRHSNDELRRRFVDICVPQAESLGLTLPDPDLRWNEERGHHDFGAIDWTEFREVLKGNGPCNEQRITQRKRAHDEGAWVRESAAAYAAKHTGETGATRA comes from the coding sequence ATGGCTACAGCAGCCGCGCACCAGACGTACGACACCGAGGAAGACACCGCCGCCACCGGTGCGTACGAGCGTGCCTTCGACGCCGCCGTGGCCGCCGACGAGCGCATCGAGCCGCGTGACTGGATGCCCGACGCCTATCGCGCGACGCTCGTCCGGCAGATGGCACAGCACGCCCACTCCGAGATCATCGGCATGCAGCCGGAGGCCAACTGGATCACGCGCGCGCCCAGCCTGCGCCGCAAGGCCATCCTGATGGCCAAGGTTCAGGACGAGGCGGGACACGGCCTGTATCTGTACAGCGCCGCCGAGACCCTCGGCACCAGCCGCGAAGAGCTGCTCGACAAGCTCCACTCGGGCCGGCAGAAGTACTCCTCGATCTTCAACTACCCGACGCTGACCTGGGCGGACGTCGGCGCGATCGGCTGGCTGGTGGACGGCGCCGCGATCACCAACCAGGTCCCGCTGTGCCGCTGCTCCTACGGCCCCTACGCACGCGCGATGGTCCGCGTCTGCAAGGAGGAGTCCTTCCACCAGCGCCAGGGATACGAGCTGCTGCTCGCTCTCAGCCGCGGCACCACGGCACAGCACGAGATGGCACAGGACGCGGTGAACCGCTGGTGGTGGCCGTCCCTGATGATGTTCGGCCCGCCCGACGACGAGTCGGCACACTCCGAGCAGTCGATGACGTGGAAGATCAAGCGGCATTCGAACGACGAGCTGCGCCGGCGCTTCGTCGACATCTGCGTCCCCCAGGCCGAGTCCCTCGGCCTCACCCTCCCCGACCCCGACCTCAGGTGGAACGAGGAGCGGGGACATCACGACTTCGGCGCGATCGACTGGACGGAGTTCCGGGAGGTCCTCAAGGGCAACGGCCCGTGCAACGAACAGCGGATCACCCAGCGCAAACGCGCCCACGACGAGGGCGCCTGGGTACGGGAGTCCGCCGCGGCCTACGCGGCCAAGCACACCGGCGAGACAGGAGCGACGCGAGCATGA
- a CDS encoding DUF5819 family protein produces the protein MDAYGTDSDARRGPDRPGGAPDPDKAPEADGPYEPEGSPEGDGPSEPDDASEPACGSEPEGARESDGSREADAAPDPDGTSDRDGSPAPDGGPKRIAGSERITGSRRIAGSDTGGVDPGAWPSAGSPAAPAPVSTSTSTSTSTSVCASVSGPDPEPRTGVAALSPRYQIGAALALAVVAVVACVHVGMVFLHVAPANTLTKAHGKAIDDWIYPEFEQNWKLFAPNPLQQDIAVQVRAEVQAKNGELRTTGWYDLSAEDGRAIDGNLLPSHTQQNELRRAWDFFVATHDSTNRSTGLRGTLSESYLRRVVMLRLDRDDASGKGGVIEQVQVRSRTTNVPPPKWSTEKISDKPMDRVLPWWPVTAADTDGGAE, from the coding sequence ATGGACGCGTACGGCACAGACTCGGACGCCCGGCGCGGGCCGGACAGGCCCGGCGGTGCGCCGGATCCGGACAAAGCGCCCGAGGCGGACGGGCCGTACGAGCCTGAGGGGTCTCCGGAAGGAGACGGCCCGTCCGAACCTGACGACGCATCCGAGCCCGCCTGCGGATCCGAGCCCGAAGGCGCACGCGAGTCGGACGGGTCACGCGAGGCCGACGCTGCACCGGATCCCGACGGTACGTCTGACCGTGACGGTTCACCCGCGCCCGACGGCGGACCGAAGCGGATCGCTGGTTCTGAGCGGATCACCGGTTCGAGGCGGATAGCCGGTTCGGACACGGGCGGAGTCGATCCTGGGGCCTGGCCCTCCGCAGGTTCCCCCGCCGCTCCCGCACCCGTCTCCACCTCCACCTCCACCTCCACTTCCACCTCTGTCTGTGCCTCTGTCTCCGGCCCGGACCCTGAGCCGCGTACCGGTGTGGCCGCGCTCTCCCCGCGCTACCAGATCGGCGCCGCGCTGGCGCTCGCGGTCGTCGCCGTCGTCGCCTGTGTGCACGTCGGCATGGTCTTTCTGCACGTCGCGCCGGCGAACACGCTGACCAAGGCGCACGGCAAGGCGATCGACGACTGGATCTACCCGGAGTTCGAGCAGAACTGGAAGCTCTTCGCGCCGAACCCGCTGCAGCAGGACATCGCGGTCCAGGTCCGCGCCGAGGTGCAGGCGAAGAACGGAGAGCTGCGGACCACCGGCTGGTACGACCTGTCCGCCGAGGACGGCCGGGCCATCGACGGCAATCTGCTGCCCAGCCACACACAGCAGAACGAACTGCGCCGGGCCTGGGACTTCTTCGTCGCCACGCACGACAGCACCAACCGCTCGACGGGCTTGCGCGGCACCCTGTCCGAGAGTTACCTGCGGCGCGTAGTGATGCTGCGCCTGGACCGCGACGACGCGTCCGGCAAGGGCGGCGTCATCGAGCAGGTCCAGGTGCGTTCCCGTACCACCAACGTGCCGCCGCCGAAGTGGAGCACGGAGAAGATCTCGGACAAGCCCATGGACCGTGTGCTGCCCTGGTGGCCGGTCACGGCCGCCGACACCGACGGAGGCGCCGAGTGA
- a CDS encoding HTTM domain-containing protein, which translates to MNRFALAVSSAISRITGAALGPYQTAVVRIGFSATWLLFLLRETPHREELYGPGSPWSWGLAQQLISSNSAFTALMWSDTRGWFEIVYVLAVLSSLLLLLGWRTRTMSVLFMIGVLTLQNRSVFMGDGGDNVLHLMSVYLVFTRCGQVWSLDARRARIAREARARGEYVSGQYVSDEYVLDQYVPDRVGPVLWGLLGFALVAVTAGGRFDGVDPTAPVILWVVWLASALAWVVRRRAKSEEPRILLDVIANIVHNGALFVIMAEACLIYATAGWYKIQGTRWQDGTAVYYPLHLDYFTPWPGLADLLSSSGTMVMLVTYGTVIVQVAFPFTLFNRRVKNVLLAAMMTEHAVIAVVLGLPFFSLAMIAADAVFLPTSLLRRLGGWAARARERVLARGGRVTLPGPRAQENPEPTRAGSTA; encoded by the coding sequence GTGAACCGCTTCGCCCTGGCGGTCTCCTCCGCCATCTCGCGCATCACCGGGGCGGCGCTCGGCCCGTATCAGACCGCCGTGGTCCGCATAGGCTTCAGCGCGACCTGGCTGCTGTTCCTGCTGCGCGAGACCCCCCACCGCGAGGAGCTGTACGGTCCGGGAAGCCCGTGGAGCTGGGGCCTTGCCCAGCAGCTGATCTCGTCCAACAGCGCCTTCACAGCTCTGATGTGGTCGGACACCCGGGGCTGGTTCGAGATCGTCTACGTGCTCGCCGTCTTGTCGAGCCTGCTGCTGCTGCTCGGCTGGCGCACCCGCACCATGTCCGTTCTGTTCATGATCGGCGTCCTCACGCTGCAGAACCGCAGCGTCTTCATGGGGGACGGCGGCGACAACGTCCTGCACCTGATGTCCGTCTACCTCGTGTTCACGCGCTGCGGCCAGGTCTGGTCGCTGGACGCGCGGCGGGCACGGATCGCGCGTGAGGCACGCGCGCGTGGGGAGTACGTCTCGGGCCAGTACGTCTCGGACGAGTACGTCCTGGACCAGTACGTCCCGGACCGGGTCGGCCCGGTGTTGTGGGGCCTGCTCGGGTTCGCGCTGGTCGCGGTGACCGCCGGCGGCCGGTTCGACGGTGTCGACCCGACCGCGCCGGTGATCCTGTGGGTCGTGTGGCTCGCCTCCGCCCTGGCGTGGGTCGTGAGGCGCAGGGCGAAGAGCGAGGAGCCCCGGATCCTGCTGGACGTCATAGCCAACATCGTGCACAACGGCGCCCTCTTCGTGATCATGGCAGAGGCCTGTCTGATCTACGCGACAGCCGGCTGGTACAAGATCCAGGGCACGCGCTGGCAGGACGGCACCGCGGTCTACTACCCCCTCCACCTGGACTACTTCACGCCCTGGCCCGGGCTCGCCGATCTGCTGTCCTCCAGCGGCACGATGGTGATGCTGGTGACGTACGGGACCGTCATCGTGCAGGTCGCCTTCCCCTTCACCCTGTTCAACCGGCGGGTCAAGAACGTCCTGCTGGCCGCGATGATGACCGAGCACGCCGTGATCGCCGTGGTTCTCGGCCTGCCGTTCTTCTCGCTCGCCATGATCGCGGCGGACGCGGTCTTCCTGCCGACGTCGCTGCTGCGCCGCCTGGGCGGCTGGGCGGCACGCGCGCGTGAGCGCGTCCTTGCCCGCGGCGGCCGTGTGACGCTGCCGGGGCCGCGGGCCCAGGAAAACCCCGAGCCCACACGAGCGGGCTCCACGGCCTGA
- a CDS encoding RNA methyltransferase, producing the protein MTDPTAGPVSDWRRLAGTCVLLDGFHALKHAVRFGAEVPVAVTADRRAALALADELAPDVRDRLAELLTEVPESAYRSLVPRPHPTAVAALAVRPSRAASLDRLAHTPRTAPVVVLDNPRNLGNAGAVIRLAAGFGATGVVTTGTLDPWHPTVVRGGAGLHFATAVERLAVDELPTGPLYALDPEGDDIRGVKLPDDAVLAFGSERSGLSAGLRARTDHLLSLPMRPQVSSYNLATSVAMTLYHWSATGGASAL; encoded by the coding sequence ATGACCGACCCCACTGCAGGCCCTGTGAGCGACTGGCGCCGGCTCGCCGGCACCTGCGTGCTGCTCGACGGCTTCCACGCCCTCAAGCACGCCGTGCGTTTCGGAGCCGAGGTGCCGGTGGCGGTCACCGCCGACCGCCGCGCGGCGCTCGCCCTCGCCGACGAACTGGCCCCCGACGTACGGGACAGGCTGGCCGAACTCCTCACCGAGGTGCCGGAGTCGGCGTATCGGAGTCTGGTCCCGCGCCCGCACCCCACGGCCGTGGCGGCCCTGGCCGTACGACCGTCCCGCGCGGCCAGCCTCGACAGGCTGGCGCACACCCCCCGTACCGCACCCGTCGTGGTCCTCGACAACCCGCGCAACCTCGGCAACGCGGGTGCCGTGATCCGGCTGGCCGCCGGGTTCGGCGCGACCGGGGTGGTCACCACCGGCACGCTGGATCCCTGGCACCCCACAGTCGTGCGCGGCGGGGCGGGACTGCACTTCGCGACCGCCGTGGAACGGCTGGCCGTCGACGAGCTGCCGACGGGCCCGCTGTACGCCCTGGACCCGGAGGGCGACGACATCCGGGGGGTCAAGCTCCCGGACGACGCCGTCCTCGCCTTCGGCTCCGAGCGCAGCGGGCTGTCCGCCGGACTACGCGCACGGACCGACCACTTGCTGTCTCTCCCGATGCGTCCCCAGGTCTCCAGCTACAACCTGGCGACGAGTGTGGCCATGACGCTGTACCACTGGAGTGCCACCGGGGGCGCGAGCGCCCTTTAG
- a CDS encoding IS4 family transposase, translating into MAVADGLFAPGHLGELTQIVPFEMVDAALAECGAVQQRLRKLPARVVVYLLLAAALFEECGYPAVWARLTSALHCLPVPKVTATALWHARARLGVRPMRALFDLLRGPASAIRTTGARWAGLLVVAVDGTYLDVPDAPATRAHLGKGSNQYATSGYPQICLVTLVACGTRAVIDAVFGPRTSGETTHGKRLARSLHEGMLVLLDRGLSSNAFLTTVADTGAAFLARLSATRKPPILHRYEDGSFLSRIGRLEVRVIECEITIATTAGRTTGVYRLATTLLDHRRYPAFELVKQYHERWEVESAFFAIKKSILGRRVLRARTMSGIAQEVYALLTAYQLIRIAIADATATLPHADPDRASFSIALHTARDQVVQAAGIIADTTIDLVGTIGRAVLNHPMTARRLRVSPRAVKRPLSRYAYKSLRVDRRTYKATISIDILLTGPISP; encoded by the coding sequence ATCGCGGTAGCCGACGGTCTTTTCGCTCCGGGTCACTTGGGTGAGTTGACGCAGATCGTCCCGTTCGAGATGGTCGACGCCGCCCTGGCTGAGTGCGGGGCCGTCCAGCAGCGATTGCGGAAACTCCCCGCCCGGGTGGTCGTCTACCTCCTCCTGGCCGCTGCTCTGTTCGAGGAGTGCGGCTATCCGGCGGTGTGGGCCAGGCTGACCTCCGCACTGCACTGCCTGCCGGTCCCGAAGGTCACCGCAACGGCACTGTGGCACGCCCGCGCCCGGCTCGGTGTCCGCCCCATGCGGGCCCTGTTCGACCTGCTGCGCGGCCCGGCGAGCGCGATCCGCACCACCGGGGCCCGCTGGGCGGGTCTGCTGGTCGTCGCCGTCGACGGCACCTACCTCGACGTCCCCGACGCTCCCGCCACCCGGGCCCACCTGGGCAAAGGCTCCAACCAGTACGCCACTTCAGGCTATCCCCAGATCTGCCTGGTCACCCTGGTCGCCTGCGGCACCCGGGCCGTGATCGACGCGGTCTTCGGCCCGCGCACCAGCGGCGAGACCACCCATGGCAAGCGCCTGGCCCGCTCCTTGCACGAGGGCATGCTCGTCCTGCTGGACCGCGGCTTGTCCTCCAATGCCTTCCTGACCACGGTCGCGGACACCGGCGCCGCGTTCCTCGCCCGGCTGTCCGCCACCCGCAAACCACCCATCCTGCACCGCTACGAGGACGGCTCGTTCCTGTCCAGGATCGGCCGGCTGGAGGTCCGCGTCATCGAGTGCGAGATCACCATCGCCACCACCGCCGGGCGCACCACCGGTGTCTACCGGCTGGCCACCACCCTGCTCGACCACCGCCGCTACCCGGCATTCGAGCTGGTCAAGCAGTATCACGAGCGGTGGGAAGTGGAGTCCGCCTTCTTCGCGATCAAGAAGTCCATCCTCGGGCGCCGGGTCCTGCGCGCCCGGACCATGTCCGGTATCGCCCAGGAGGTCTACGCCCTGCTGACCGCCTACCAGCTGATCAGGATTGCCATCGCCGACGCCACCGCGACCCTCCCCCACGCGGACCCCGACCGGGCCAGCTTCAGCATCGCCCTCCACACCGCCCGCGACCAGGTCGTCCAAGCCGCAGGCATCATCGCCGACACCACCATCGACCTCGTCGGAACCATCGGACGAGCCGTCCTGAACCACCCGATGACAGCCCGCCGCCTGCGCGTCAGCCCCCGCGCCGTCAAGCGACCACTGTCCCGATACGCGTACAAGAGCCTGCGAGTGGACCGACGCACCTACAAGGCCACCATCAGCATCGACATCCTGTTGACAGGGCCCATCAGCCCATAA